One region of Eleutherodactylus coqui strain aEleCoq1 chromosome 5, aEleCoq1.hap1, whole genome shotgun sequence genomic DNA includes:
- the LOC136626976 gene encoding carbonic anhydrase 15-like, producing MDLCQQCVTLISFLFIIQVSGGGQWCYTSQNPICGPDHWKDISHNCGGDHQSPINIEKAKVKRGSNLDDITFQGFDHPPPDQWKLTNDGHSVLLSLSGDIYISGAGLPNKYKALQFHFHWGSPKKDGSEHTIDGKQFPLELHIVHMNTKFSSITEAKKDPQGLAVLGILINIGEAENPNYSTLVAAMKNVSQEEEFIVIPSFPLESILPPQNKLSQYYRYQGSLTTPDCSEAVIWTVFEHPISISQTQHRILTDTAYFSAQGEALLKMTDNFRPPQPLKGRKVLASKDATVSSSAASEASLLTLTVLCLAKILHD from the exons GTCAGTGGTGTTACACTTCTCAAAATCCCATATGTG GTCCTGATCACTGGAAGGACATTAGTCATAATTGTGGAGGTGACCATCAATCTCCTATCAACATTGAAAAGGCAAAAGTAAAGAGAGGCAGTAACCTAGATGACATCACTTTCCAGGGATTTGATCATCCTCCACCTGACCAGTGGAAGCTCACGAACGATGGACATTCAG TTTTGCTGAGTCTTTCAGGAGACATTTATATCAGCGGGGCAGGACTACCCAATAAATACAAAGCATTACAATTCCACTTCCACTGGGGAAGTCCTAAGAAGGATGGATCAGAGCATACAATAGATGGGAAGCAGTTCCCACTTGAG TTGCATATTGTCCATATGAATACTAAATTCAGCAGCATCACAGAAGCTAAGAAGGATCCCCAGGGCCTGGCTGTATTAGGCATTCTAATCAAT ATAGGAGAAGCAGAGAACCCCAATTATAGTACATTGGTGGCTGCTATGAAGAATGTGTCACAGGAAG AAGAATTTATTGTGATTCCATCGTTTCCCCTGGAAAGCATCCTCCCACCCCAGAATAAGTTGTCCCAATACTATCGATACCAAGGCTCTCTCACAACTCCTGACTGTTCAGAGGCCGTGATTTGGACCGTGTTTGAGCATCCAATATCCATTAGTCAAACACAG CACCGAATCCTGACAGATACGGCCTATTTCTCTGCTCAAGGAGAGGCTCTGCTAAAAATGACAGACAATTTTCGACCACCTCAGCCACTTAAGGGTCGCAAAGTATTGGCTTCTAAAGATGCGACCGTCAGCTCCTCAGCTGCTTCCGAAGCCTCACTATTAACATTAACTGTATTATGTTTAGCCAAAATATTGCATGATTAG